One genomic window of Bradyrhizobium sp. CCGE-LA001 includes the following:
- a CDS encoding patatin-like phospholipase family protein, with protein sequence MSEKIVDTHDGDGSLGASGTAASRLLSATNIWSDAPSPPAPNPLSALPPVSPPDPIAKAPVTVEVVTTAAPIAPVQPHARQWPPRRLSLALQGGGTFAAFSWGVLERLLEEPDIAIDTISGASAGAINALLLACGLAEGGREGARSRLNRFWVRLMHEASFRSLMLIGGFSPAGSSVAFGPTLRSGQFDPFDLDPLRQALSRDIDFAALRDARCPKLMIAATRIRDGQQQIFRNDAITADVALASTCPPLVHCAVEIDGEAYWDGGFGGNPPLLRLAQETATPDVLLIQVTPARDSYVPITLAAIDRRLDQIAANAALNAEIAALEWAQAHAAPSLRLSRIAAEDFVEGLAQRSSTDLGRGFIRALHRSGREAAERWLGQGADGNAPARDQQAVRREPALA encoded by the coding sequence ATGAGCGAGAAGATTGTCGACACGCATGACGGGGATGGTTCGCTGGGTGCTTCTGGCACCGCAGCAAGCCGGCTGCTCTCGGCGACCAATATCTGGTCCGATGCGCCCTCGCCGCCCGCCCCAAATCCTCTTTCCGCTCTGCCGCCAGTGTCGCCACCCGATCCAATCGCGAAAGCGCCCGTGACGGTCGAGGTCGTGACCACGGCCGCGCCCATTGCGCCCGTACAGCCGCATGCCCGCCAATGGCCGCCGCGAAGACTCTCGCTGGCGCTTCAGGGCGGCGGCACCTTCGCCGCCTTCAGCTGGGGCGTGCTGGAGCGGCTGCTGGAAGAGCCTGATATCGCGATCGACACCATCAGCGGCGCCAGCGCTGGCGCCATCAATGCGCTGCTGCTCGCTTGCGGCCTTGCCGAAGGCGGCCGGGAAGGCGCGCGCTCCCGGCTGAACCGGTTCTGGGTCCGGCTGATGCACGAGGCCTCATTCCGCTCGCTGATGCTGATCGGCGGCTTCTCGCCGGCCGGAAGCTCGGTCGCGTTCGGGCCGACGCTGCGCTCCGGCCAGTTCGATCCGTTCGATCTCGATCCGCTGCGGCAGGCGCTCTCGCGCGACATCGATTTTGCCGCCCTGCGCGACGCAAGGTGCCCAAAGCTCATGATCGCGGCGACGCGAATCCGCGACGGGCAGCAGCAGATATTCCGCAATGACGCCATCACCGCCGACGTCGCGCTGGCCTCGACCTGTCCGCCGCTCGTTCACTGCGCCGTGGAGATCGACGGCGAGGCCTATTGGGACGGCGGCTTCGGTGGCAACCCGCCGCTGCTGCGCCTGGCGCAGGAAACGGCGACGCCCGATGTCCTGCTGATCCAGGTCACGCCGGCACGCGACAGCTACGTGCCGATCACGCTCGCAGCGATCGACCGCCGGCTCGACCAGATCGCGGCCAACGCCGCGCTCAACGCCGAGATCGCCGCGCTTGAATGGGCGCAGGCCCATGCCGCGCCTTCACTGCGGCTGTCCAGGATCGCGGCCGAAGACTTCGTCGAGGGCCTCGCGCAGCGCTCTTCCACGGATCTCGGCCGCGGCTTCATTCGCGCGCTGCACCGAAGCGGCCGTGAGGCGGCCGAGCGCTGGCTCGGGCAAGGCGCAGACGGCAACGCGCCCGCGCGTGATCAGCAGGCCGTTCGCCGCGAACCTGCGCTAGCCTGA
- a CDS encoding amidase: protein MISLADLQRRIEAGELSPDAAIAQSHAAIEAKEKDVRAFVRHDKTAKAQGSGPLRGIAVGIKDIIDTANMPTEMGSEIYRGWQPRSDAPVVMMLKRAGATIIGKTTTTAFASRDPTPTLNPHNLGHTPGGSSSGSAAAVGAGMIPLALGTQTGGSVIRPAAYCGTAAIKPSFRILPTVGVKCYSWALDTVGLFGARAEDLARGLLAITGRTEFSGITPAKAPRIGVVRQEFAGSVEPAAEQGLEAAIQAATRAGANVRTIDLPASLQDAWRIHPIIQDFEAHRALAWEFSERHDEIAPMLRASLDATAGLTPKEYDEARRISRRGRRELGQLFEGVDVLLTYSAPGTAPAKELATTGDPRYNRLWTLMGNPCVNVPVLKVNGLPIGVQVIARFGNDPLALAAAWFLEDALAKSG, encoded by the coding sequence ATGATCTCACTTGCCGACCTCCAGCGCCGCATCGAAGCGGGCGAACTTTCGCCCGATGCCGCCATCGCGCAGTCGCACGCGGCGATCGAGGCGAAGGAGAAGGACGTCCGCGCCTTCGTCCGTCATGACAAAACCGCCAAGGCGCAAGGCTCCGGCCCGCTGCGCGGCATCGCGGTCGGCATCAAGGACATCATCGACACCGCCAACATGCCGACCGAGATGGGCTCGGAAATCTATCGCGGCTGGCAGCCGCGCTCGGATGCGCCTGTGGTGATGATGTTGAAGCGGGCGGGCGCCACCATCATCGGCAAGACCACGACCACGGCGTTCGCCTCGCGCGATCCGACGCCGACGCTCAATCCACACAATCTGGGCCACACGCCGGGCGGCTCGTCCTCGGGCTCGGCCGCGGCCGTCGGCGCGGGCATGATTCCGCTGGCGCTGGGCACGCAGACCGGCGGCTCCGTGATCCGCCCCGCCGCCTATTGCGGCACGGCTGCGATCAAGCCGTCGTTCCGGATACTGCCGACGGTCGGGGTCAAATGCTATTCGTGGGCGCTCGATACGGTTGGTCTGTTCGGGGCGCGCGCCGAGGATCTCGCGCGCGGGCTGCTGGCGATCACGGGGCGCACCGAGTTCTCCGGCATCACCCCGGCCAAGGCGCCGCGCATCGGCGTAGTCAGGCAGGAATTTGCAGGCAGCGTGGAGCCGGCGGCGGAGCAGGGGTTGGAGGCTGCGATTCAGGCGGCGACGCGAGCGGGCGCCAATGTGCGCACGATCGATCTGCCCGCCTCACTGCAGGACGCCTGGCGCATCCATCCGATCATCCAGGATTTCGAGGCGCATCGCGCGCTCGCCTGGGAGTTTTCGGAACGCCACGACGAGATCGCGCCGATGCTGCGCGCAAGCCTCGATGCGACCGCCGGACTGACCCCGAAGGAATATGACGAGGCGCGCCGGATCAGCCGGCGCGGACGCCGCGAGCTCGGCCAGCTGTTCGAGGGCGTCGACGTGCTCCTGACCTATTCCGCGCCCGGCACCGCGCCGGCCAAGGAGCTCGCGACCACGGGCGATCCCCGCTACAACCGGCTGTGGACGCTGATGGGCAATCCTTGCGTCAACGTGCCGGTGCTGAAGGTGAATGGCCTGCCAATCGGCGTGCAGGTGATCGCGCGCTTCGGCAATGATCCGCTCGCACTTGCGGCGGCCTGGTTCCTGGAGGATGCGCTGGCGAAATCAGGCTAG
- the dprA gene encoding DNA-processing protein DprA codes for MLSPQGDAVDAINPSMELTELERIDRLRLIRSDNVGPRTFRSLVDHFGSVRAALERLPDLARRGGAQRSGRICSADEAKAELAASRKFGIAWRAPGEDGYPARLAMIDDAPPLLAVRGDTKTLMRPMIAIVGSRNASGAGLKFAGVLARELGEAGFVVISGLARGVDQAAHRASVESGTIAVLAGGHDCIYPPEHGDLLTSILDHEGAAISEMPLGHEPRARDFPRRNRLISGASLGVVVVEAAHRSGSLITARMAAEQGREVFAVPGSPLDPRAAGANDLIKQGATLVTEAADIVNAVQPIMERPLMHPAEEPDSEPFESDPQGHDRDQITGLLGPAPVTIDDLVRMSGASPAIVRTVLLELELAGRLERHGGGLVSLL; via the coding sequence ATGCTGTCCCCACAAGGAGACGCCGTGGACGCCATCAATCCGAGCATGGAGCTGACCGAGCTTGAGCGGATCGACCGCCTGCGTCTGATCCGCTCCGACAATGTCGGCCCGCGCACCTTCCGCTCGCTGGTCGATCATTTCGGCAGCGTGCGGGCTGCGCTGGAGCGGCTGCCAGATCTGGCGCGCCGCGGCGGTGCACAGCGATCGGGCCGCATCTGTAGCGCCGATGAAGCCAAGGCCGAGCTAGCAGCAAGCCGCAAATTCGGCATCGCCTGGCGCGCGCCCGGCGAAGACGGCTATCCGGCGCGGCTGGCAATGATCGACGACGCGCCGCCGCTGCTGGCCGTGCGAGGCGACACGAAAACCTTGATGCGGCCGATGATCGCGATCGTCGGCTCGCGCAATGCCTCCGGCGCCGGGCTGAAATTCGCAGGCGTGCTCGCGCGCGAGCTCGGCGAAGCCGGCTTCGTCGTCATTTCCGGCCTCGCCCGCGGCGTCGACCAGGCCGCGCATCGCGCGAGCGTCGAGAGCGGCACGATTGCCGTGCTCGCCGGCGGACATGACTGCATCTATCCGCCCGAGCATGGTGATCTCCTCACATCGATCCTCGATCACGAGGGCGCTGCGATCTCCGAGATGCCGCTCGGCCATGAGCCCCGCGCCCGCGACTTCCCTCGCCGCAACCGATTGATCTCCGGCGCCTCGCTCGGCGTGGTCGTGGTGGAAGCCGCGCACCGCTCGGGCTCGCTGATCACCGCGCGCATGGCCGCCGAACAAGGGCGCGAAGTCTTCGCGGTGCCGGGCTCGCCGCTCGATCCGCGCGCCGCCGGCGCCAACGATCTGATCAAGCAGGGCGCGACGCTCGTCACAGAAGCCGCCGACATCGTCAATGCGGTTCAGCCGATCATGGAGCGCCCGCTGATGCATCCGGCTGAAGAGCCCGACAGCGAGCCGTTCGAGAGCGATCCGCAAGGCCATGACCGCGACCAGATCACCGGCCTGCTCGGCCCCGCCCCTGTTACAATCGACGACCTCGTGCGGATGTCCGGCGCCTCTCCCGCGATCGTGCGCACCGTGCTGCTGGAGCTCGAGCTGGCCGGCAGGCTCGAACGTCATGGCGGCGGGCTGGTGTCTCTCCTCTAA
- a CDS encoding winged helix-turn-helix transcriptional regulator: protein MGTSLKPANISFPATPRPDPAPHPDHADCRGVASVLSRVGDKWSVFVIMMLSDGPKRFNELKRMINGISQRMLTLTLRGLERDGLVTRTIFPTLPPRVDYELTDLGRGLQEPVKALGEWAIKHQELIATARTRFDARNET from the coding sequence ATGGGCACATCTTTGAAACCTGCGAACATCAGTTTCCCTGCCACGCCGCGCCCCGATCCCGCGCCGCATCCCGACCATGCGGACTGCCGCGGGGTCGCCTCCGTGCTGTCGCGCGTTGGCGACAAATGGAGCGTGTTCGTCATCATGATGCTGAGCGACGGTCCGAAGCGCTTCAATGAGCTGAAGCGCATGATCAACGGCATCTCGCAGCGCATGCTGACCTTGACGCTGCGCGGCCTCGAGCGCGACGGGCTCGTCACGCGCACGATCTTTCCGACCCTTCCGCCGCGCGTGGACTATGAGCTGACCGATCTCGGCCGTGGGCTTCAGGAGCCAGTGAAAGCGCTCGGCGAGTGGGCGATCAAACACCAGGAGCTGATCGCGACGGCGCGGACGCGGTTCGACGCGCGGAACGAGACTTAG
- a CDS encoding FMN-dependent NADH-azoreductase: MKLLHLDSSVLGPHSVSRQVSAAIVDRLRQATSGLDITYRDLTQTPLAHLSGSHLAAAQGAPAPAELAPDLAASAAALDEFLAADIVVIGAPMYNFTIPSQLKAWIDRILVAGKTFSYGANGPQGLAGGKRVIVAISRGGYYGAETPYAAGEHLETYLRWVFGFMGITNVEFIPADGIQVGPEHREKAIAGALQSATSLRAA; encoded by the coding sequence ATGAAACTCCTCCATCTCGACTCCAGCGTCCTCGGCCCCCACTCCGTCAGCCGGCAGGTCTCCGCCGCCATCGTCGACCGGCTCCGGCAGGCGACGTCCGGCCTCGATATCACCTATCGTGATCTGACCCAGACCCCCCTCGCCCATCTCTCCGGTTCGCATCTGGCCGCCGCGCAAGGCGCACCCGCGCCCGCGGAACTTGCACCCGACCTCGCCGCGAGCGCGGCTGCGCTGGACGAGTTTTTGGCCGCCGACATCGTCGTGATCGGCGCGCCCATGTACAATTTCACCATTCCCAGCCAGCTCAAGGCCTGGATCGACCGCATCCTCGTTGCGGGCAAGACGTTCAGCTATGGAGCGAATGGGCCGCAGGGTCTTGCCGGCGGCAAGCGCGTGATCGTGGCCATCTCGCGCGGCGGCTATTACGGCGCGGAGACGCCATACGCGGCCGGCGAACATCTCGAAACCTATCTACGCTGGGTGTTCGGCTTCATGGGTATCACCAACGTCGAATTCATTCCGGCCGACGGCATCCAGGTCGGGCCGGAACACCGCGAAAAGGCGATCGCCGGCGCGCTCCAGTCGGCAACGAGCCTGCGCGCGGCCTAG
- a CDS encoding glucose 1-dehydrogenase, whose translation MRLQGKTALITGGNSGIGLATAKLFVAEGAKVVITGRNKETLDAAAKELGPNALAFAADATDIAATEAAIKQGAEKFGKFDIVFANAGIAGGTPLGSATLEVFEKVISTNLTGVFFTVQAALPHLNDNASIVLNGSVISVLGIPGYSAYGAAKAGVRAMARIMASELSPRGIRVNVVAPGAIRTPIWGPATATPEAEKAFEKRIALTTPLGRIGETDHVAKTVLFLASDDSAHVQGQEIFVDGGAVASPSGAPIYRG comes from the coding sequence GTGAGACTTCAAGGTAAGACGGCCCTGATCACCGGCGGCAACAGCGGCATCGGGCTTGCGACGGCGAAACTGTTCGTGGCCGAGGGCGCCAAGGTGGTGATCACCGGGCGCAACAAGGAAACGCTGGACGCGGCCGCGAAAGAGCTCGGGCCGAACGCGCTCGCGTTTGCTGCCGACGCGACCGACATCGCCGCGACGGAAGCTGCGATCAAGCAGGGCGCGGAAAAGTTCGGCAAGTTCGACATCGTGTTCGCCAATGCCGGCATCGCCGGCGGCACGCCGCTGGGATCAGCGACGCTGGAGGTGTTCGAGAAGGTCATCAGCACCAACCTCACCGGCGTGTTCTTCACCGTTCAGGCCGCGCTGCCTCATCTCAACGACAATGCCTCTATCGTCCTCAATGGCTCCGTGATCTCGGTGCTCGGCATTCCCGGCTACTCCGCCTACGGCGCTGCGAAGGCCGGCGTGCGGGCGATGGCGCGGATCATGGCATCGGAACTGTCGCCGCGCGGCATCCGCGTCAACGTGGTTGCGCCCGGCGCGATCCGCACCCCGATCTGGGGTCCCGCGACCGCGACGCCGGAAGCCGAGAAAGCGTTCGAGAAACGGATCGCGCTGACGACGCCGCTCGGCCGCATCGGCGAAACCGATCACGTCGCCAAGACGGTGCTGTTCCTCGCCTCCGATGATTCCGCCCATGTGCAGGGCCAGGAGATCTTCGTGGACGGCGGCGCGGTCGCTTCTCCGAGCGGCGCGCCGATCTACCGGGGCTGA
- a CDS encoding winged helix-turn-helix transcriptional regulator, translated as MVKRTSFEGDACPIARSLDALGDWWSLLIIREALFGVRRFGEFQNKLGMAKNILSVRLRALVDHGILATAPASDGSAYSEYVLTPKGRGTFPILVALRQWSEEFDDHPEEIATILVDREKGRPVKKLEMRAEDGRLLSPADTTLKPRSASRRRSA; from the coding sequence ATGGTGAAACGAACGAGCTTCGAGGGTGACGCTTGCCCGATCGCGCGCTCACTGGACGCGCTCGGTGACTGGTGGTCGCTGCTGATCATCCGCGAGGCGCTGTTCGGCGTCCGGCGCTTCGGCGAGTTTCAGAACAAGCTCGGCATGGCCAAGAACATCCTATCAGTGCGCCTGCGCGCGCTGGTCGATCACGGCATCCTGGCCACCGCCCCCGCCTCCGACGGCAGCGCCTATTCTGAATATGTGCTGACGCCAAAGGGCCGCGGCACCTTTCCGATCCTGGTCGCGCTGCGGCAATGGAGCGAGGAGTTCGACGACCACCCCGAGGAGATCGCGACCATTCTGGTCGATCGCGAGAAAGGGCGCCCGGTGAAGAAGCTGGAAATGCGCGCGGAGGATGGCCGCCTGCTCAGCCCCGCGGACACCACGTTGAAGCCGCGGTCGGCATCGCGCAGACGGTCAGCTTGA
- the topA gene encoding type I DNA topoisomerase: MNIVIVESPAKAKTINKYLGSSYEVLASFGHVRDLPAKNGSVDPDANFKMIWEVDPKAAGRLNDIAKSLKGADRLILATDPDREGEAISWHVLEVMKEKRALKDQKIERVVFNAITKQAVTDAMKHPRQIDGALVDAYMARRALDYLVGFTLSPVLWRKLPGARSAGRVQSVALRLVCDRELEIEKFVPREYWSLVATLLTPRGDAFEARLVGADGKKIQRLDIGTGAEAEDFKKALEAAAYAVTAVDAKPARRNPQAPFTTSTLQQEASRKYGFAPAHTMRIAQRLYEGIDIGGETTGLITYMRTDGVQIAPEAITQARKVIGEDYGNAYVPDAPRQYQAKAKNAQEAHEAIRPTDMSRRPDSISRKLDADQAKLYELIWKRTIASQMEAAELERTTVDITAKAGGRTLELRATGQVIKFDGFLALYQEGRDDEEDEDSRRLPGMSAGEALKRQSLAVTQHFTEPPPRFSEASLVKRMEELGIGRPSTYASILQVLKDRGYVKLEKKRLHGEDKGRVVVAFLESFFSRYVEYDFTAGLEEQLDRISNNEISWQQVLKDFWRDFIGAVDDIKDLRVAQVLDVLDEMLGPHIYPPRADGGDVRQCPNCGTGRLNLKAGKFGAFVGCSNYPECRYTRQLAADGETTADRSLGQDPETGRDVWVKAGRFGPYIQLGEQKDYEEGEKPKRAGIPKGTSPSDVDLELALKLLSLPREIGKHPETGQPITAGLGRFGPFVKHEKTYASLEAGDEVFDIGLNRAVTLIAEKVAKGPSRRFGADPGKAIGDHPSLGTVTVKSGRYGAYVTAGGVNATIPAEFEKDAITLPQAIALIDERAAKGGGKTKAKKAAKPAKAKKAADGEDAAPKAKKPAAKKAAAKSKTESTSKARAAVPSTAKTSPTKSAATKAPAKKSAGKT; encoded by the coding sequence ATGAATATCGTCATTGTGGAGTCGCCGGCGAAAGCCAAGACGATCAACAAATATCTGGGCTCGTCCTACGAGGTCCTGGCGTCGTTCGGCCATGTCCGCGACCTCCCCGCCAAGAACGGCTCCGTCGATCCCGACGCCAATTTCAAGATGATCTGGGAGGTCGATCCCAAAGCCGCCGGCCGGCTGAACGATATCGCGAAGTCGCTGAAAGGTGCCGACCGCCTGATTCTCGCCACCGACCCCGATCGCGAGGGCGAGGCGATCTCCTGGCACGTGCTGGAGGTGATGAAGGAGAAGCGCGCGCTCAAGGATCAGAAGATCGAGCGCGTGGTGTTTAACGCCATCACCAAGCAAGCGGTCACGGACGCGATGAAGCATCCGCGCCAGATCGACGGCGCGCTGGTCGACGCCTACATGGCGCGACGGGCGCTGGACTATCTGGTCGGCTTCACCCTCTCTCCCGTGCTGTGGCGCAAGCTGCCCGGCGCCCGTTCGGCCGGCCGCGTGCAGTCGGTCGCGCTGCGCCTCGTCTGCGACCGCGAGCTGGAGATCGAGAAGTTCGTGCCGCGCGAATATTGGTCGCTGGTCGCGACGCTGCTGACGCCGCGAGGCGATGCCTTCGAGGCCCGCCTCGTCGGCGCCGACGGCAAGAAGATCCAGCGCCTCGACATCGGCACCGGCGCGGAAGCCGAGGACTTCAAGAAGGCGCTGGAAGCCGCCGCCTATGCCGTGACCGCGGTCGATGCCAAGCCGGCGCGGCGCAATCCGCAGGCGCCGTTCACCACCTCGACCCTCCAGCAGGAGGCCAGCCGCAAATACGGCTTTGCGCCCGCGCACACGATGCGCATCGCCCAGCGCCTCTATGAAGGCATCGACATCGGCGGCGAGACCACCGGACTCATTACTTATATGCGTACCGACGGCGTGCAGATCGCCCCTGAGGCCATCACCCAGGCGCGCAAGGTGATCGGCGAGGACTACGGCAACGCCTATGTGCCGGATGCGCCGCGCCAGTACCAGGCCAAGGCCAAGAACGCCCAGGAAGCGCACGAAGCGATCCGACCGACCGACATGTCGCGCCGTCCCGACAGCATAAGCCGCAAGCTCGATGCCGATCAGGCGAAACTGTACGAGCTGATCTGGAAGCGCACCATCGCGAGCCAGATGGAAGCGGCCGAGCTCGAGCGCACCACGGTCGACATCACCGCCAAAGCCGGCGGCCGTACGCTGGAGCTGCGCGCCACCGGCCAGGTCATCAAGTTCGACGGCTTCCTCGCGCTGTATCAGGAAGGCCGCGACGACGAGGAGGACGAGGATTCCCGCCGCCTGCCCGGCATGAGCGCCGGCGAAGCCTTGAAGCGGCAGTCGCTCGCCGTCACCCAGCATTTCACCGAGCCGCCGCCGCGCTTCTCCGAGGCTTCCCTCGTCAAGCGGATGGAAGAGCTCGGCATCGGCCGGCCCTCGACCTATGCCTCGATCCTGCAGGTGCTGAAGGACCGCGGCTACGTCAAGCTGGAGAAGAAGCGCCTGCATGGCGAGGACAAGGGCCGCGTCGTGGTCGCTTTCCTCGAAAGCTTCTTCAGCCGCTACGTCGAATACGACTTCACCGCGGGCCTGGAGGAGCAGCTCGACCGCATCTCCAACAACGAGATTTCCTGGCAGCAGGTGCTGAAGGATTTCTGGCGCGACTTCATCGGCGCCGTCGACGACATCAAGGATCTGCGCGTCGCGCAGGTGCTGGACGTGCTCGATGAGATGCTGGGGCCGCACATCTATCCGCCCCGCGCCGATGGCGGCGACGTCAGGCAATGCCCGAACTGCGGCACTGGTCGGCTGAACCTGAAGGCCGGCAAGTTCGGCGCCTTCGTCGGCTGCTCGAACTACCCGGAGTGCCGCTACACCCGCCAGCTCGCGGCCGACGGCGAGACGACCGCGGACCGTTCGCTCGGCCAGGACCCTGAGACGGGTCGCGATGTCTGGGTCAAGGCCGGCCGCTTCGGTCCCTATATCCAGCTCGGCGAGCAGAAGGATTACGAGGAAGGCGAGAAGCCCAAGCGCGCCGGCATTCCGAAGGGCACCTCGCCCAGCGATGTCGATCTCGAACTCGCGCTGAAGCTCTTGTCGCTGCCGCGTGAGATCGGCAAGCATCCGGAAACCGGTCAGCCGATCACCGCAGGTCTCGGCCGCTTCGGACCGTTCGTGAAGCACGAGAAGACCTATGCCAGCCTGGAGGCTGGCGACGAAGTCTTCGACATCGGCCTCAACCGTGCCGTGACGCTGATCGCAGAGAAGGTTGCGAAGGGCCCGAGCCGCCGCTTCGGCGCCGATCCCGGCAAGGCGATCGGCGATCACCCGAGCCTCGGCACGGTCACCGTGAAGAGCGGTCGTTATGGCGCCTATGTCACGGCGGGCGGCGTCAATGCGACGATCCCGGCCGAGTTCGAGAAGGACGCCATCACGCTGCCGCAGGCGATTGCGCTGATCGACGAGCGCGCGGCGAAAGGCGGCGGCAAGACCAAGGCGAAGAAGGCGGCCAAGCCCGCCAAGGCCAAGAAGGCTGCGGACGGCGAGGACGCCGCTCCGAAGGCGAAGAAGCCGGCCGCGAAGAAAGCCGCGGCCAAATCCAAAACCGAATCCACCAGTAAGGCGCGCGCCGCCGTGCCGTCGACTGCAAAGACGTCGCCGACCAAGAGCGCCGCCACCAAGGCTCCGGCCAAGAAGAGTGCCGGCAAGACTTGA